The following is a genomic window from Chloroflexota bacterium.
CGGCGTGCACACGGGGCCCGGCATCGTGGGCGTGGCGGTCGCCCCGCTCGTGCTGGTCGAAGGGTTCCGCTAAGCGGTCGTACATAGCGAGCGATGCGGCACGTCCGGCGCAGTGTGAACCGCGCCGGACGTGCCGCATCGCCAATCTGAATCAGGGGGGAATGAATGAACAGCGCACCAAACACAGCAGCAGGCGCATCGTCTGCAAGACCGGTGCTGGTTCCGGCCGGCGAAGATCGGTTCAACGAACAGCGCGGGCTTGGCATTAGCACGATTGCCTTCAAGGTGTCCGCGCAGGAAGGCAGCGATCTTTTCGTGCTCGAGAACACCTTCCGCCAGAAAGGCGGTCCCGCCCGTCACCTGCACCACAACCAGGACGAATGGTTCTTCGTCATCGAGGGCGCGTTCGTTTTCGAAGTCGGCGCCGAGCGCTTCGTGTTGCAGCCGGGCGATTCACTGCTCGCGCCGCGCCGCGTGCCGCACGTCTGGGCCTATACGGGCGGTTCGGCGCTTGGCCGCATCCTCGTGACGTTTGCGCCGGCCGGGAAAATGGAGGCGTTCTTTCGCGAGGTCACCAAAGCCAACGCGATGCCGCCGCAGGACCCGGCGCTCTGGCGCGCCCACGACATGGAGTTGCTCGGGCCGCCGCTCGCCGTCTAGCCGGCGTCCCGCCACAAGCCGCCGTCAGCACGGCGTCTTCGCCGGATCGTACTTCGCGCCGATGCTGAACCGGGGCCGCGCCAGGTCGAGCAGGTCGCGCGTGCCGTTGTCCACAATTTGCGCGCACAGGCTGCGCGAGCGGTAGGTCGACTTTCTGTCGCCGGAATAGAACAGGCTCAGTTCCAGCGTCGCGTTGCGCACCAGGTCGTCAAAATAAAACGGCAGATTGTTGCCGCTGCTCAGGTAGCTCTCGGCCAGCCCCAGCAGCGCGGCCAGCGCGTCGACTTGCATCGACGCCGCGCTCAGGTTTCGGTGGTAGCACTTGACCTTGTTGCGGGTGGCGTCGGCGCTGAGCCAGTCGGGGAACCAGACGGTGCGGCCGCGATCAAGACGGTACAGGATCTGGCTCGGCGCGGCGCCGGACAGCTTGACGGAGGCTTGCGGCTGCGGGCGCGGCACGAAATTCGGCGGCAATTGTTTCCAACTGCACAACGCCTCGGCCGCGCGCAACATGGATGGATCGGGCGCGTTTGCGCCGTCGATGCCCGCGCCGTCGACCAGCGTGGCGACGATAAACGGATCGCCCGCCGTCGTTTCCGCGTCCGGGTCGCCCAGCACGGCCTGGCGCAGCAGGCGCAGCACGTGCTGCGCCGCGTCAGGCAACGGCAGCGTGCCAACAGCCGCCCCCGCCGTGCTGAGGGTCGTCATCCGATTCCGCAGGCTGTCGGCCAGCGCGTGGAGGTCGGCCATGGCATGCGCGCCCTTCATGAACAGCGTGACCGCCACGCTGATCGCGTGCGGGTATACAAAGGCGTCCAGCGCCGCCGGATCGGCCAGGCCATCGATCGCCAGCGTGACGGCGGGCCGCATGCGCAGGGGGGTCACCTTGCGCCACGCCATCTCGGCGGCCGCCGCGGGCGCGATTTTAGGCGTGAGGCGGGGCAGATAGTAGCGCCAGAAATGGTTGTAGGCATGCCCATGCTCATGCAGCCACGGCACGCAGGGCTCGCCCTGACCCTGCCGTGCCAGCGCCTGCACGAACTGCGCGGCATAGGCCGGCTTGTCGGCCAGCCAGGCCATCGGCGCCACGGCGGGCACGGCGCCGAGCAGCGTCGCATAGGACTCGGTCCAGATGTAGGTACAGTGCAGCTCACGGACTTGCGCGGTCATGCGAGCCTCGCCTTTGTGCTATAATAACCTTGACTGTAGGATTCTCCTCAAGCGCCAAGCGGCGGCAAGGGCGGCGGATACGCCGTCCGGGGGATCACCTACGTTTGTGAGTGCAAATGGCCGCCCACGTTGTGGGCGGCCATTCCCATTGTCACGAGCCGGTGGCATCGCTCAGCAGCCAGCGGCGGCCATGAATCGCCTTGATCTGGCTGTCGGTCACGGCGCGCGGACCCTGCAGTTCGCCTTTGGCGGTCCAGCGCAGCGTCACCCATCTGCGCTCCGCGCCATCGGCGACAAACTCCACAAACGACGGCATGTCGCTCCCCTGCATTTTCGCCACGAAGTCCGACCGGAAGCCTGCATCAGCGCTCTGAAAAACATACTCCATCGGCGGCACAATCCAGCGCGTCGCTTTGCCGTCGCTGTTCTTCGCCTCGCCGCGCGGGTAGGCGACGAAGGCGCGATACGGCGCAGGCGCGCCAAGCTCAACCTCCACCTCGAGCAATTCCGTGTTCATCCCGTTGCGCCGCAGCTTCTCCAGGATCGTCAGCGGCTTGTCGCGCTCCATCGGTACGAACCAGCGCTTGAGCACGACCGCCGTCGCGAACCAGACCGCGAATCCCGTTGCCGCCGAGCCGATCCACACGTTGATGACGTCACGCAGTCCATAGACACGCAGGTAATCGCGCGGGTCGCCCAACCCGGCGGTCACCGCCGGGTACGCGAGCGCAAACGCGAAACTGAGGCAAACGGCCAATAGCCAGAAGTCAGCCGACTTCACGTCGAGGTCAAGCGGCTGGCGCGGCGCCAGGCGCACCCAGAAGAAGCGGAACGCGACGAGCATAAGGAAGCCGGGCAGCAGCAGCAGCGACGGCACGCCGAGCACCGTCAGCACCTCCGACGCGCCGAAGACGCCCGCGGTCAGCTTGAACGTCGCCACGACCGACCAACGCTGAACGGTTGCGCCCTGCGGCCGCTCGAACTGCGCCTCGAACGTGATCATCTGCTTGCCCGGCTGCACGCGATTGAGCGCGGTCACGGTGGCGGAGAAGACGCGCGTCTGCTGGGCGATCAGTGTCGCGCCACGCGCCGCGGGGTCGACGTGCACATCGAGCGTGCCAGGATTGTCCGGCGTCGCGGTGATGCCGGATAGCGTGAGCGGCCCGTTGGTCAGGTTGCTGACGATCACCTGCACCATGCCGTCGCGGCCGTCCTGAATCTGCTCCAGGGCGCTGTCGACCCGCACGCTCACCAGCTTGTCGGGCGATTCCAGCGGGCGGTCCTGCACGTCGAGTTGCGCCAGAAGAATGCCGGGCGTCTCTTTGCCGTCGGCCGCGACCAGTGCATAGTCCAGTTGCACCCACAGCGAGCCGGCGGAGGGCGCCGTGGTAGCGCGGGCAATGCGCACACTCCAGACGCCCGTCGCGCCCGCCGCTATCGTCGCGCCGGCGGCGGGAAGATCGCCGGTCAGGCTGAACCCTT
Proteins encoded in this region:
- a CDS encoding cupin domain-containing protein, whose translation is MNSAPNTAAGASSARPVLVPAGEDRFNEQRGLGISTIAFKVSAQEGSDLFVLENTFRQKGGPARHLHHNQDEWFFVIEGAFVFEVGAERFVLQPGDSLLAPRRVPHVWAYTGGSALGRILVTFAPAGKMEAFFREVTKANAMPPQDPALWRAHDMELLGPPLAV